TGCAGCGGTTGTCGCCGTTCCAGCTCTGGCAAGCTCGCTTCCAGCAGGCGGTCCAGTTCGGCGGCCAGCTCAGCCGCCTGCTCCAGCTCAGTTGCCACGCCGTCCAGCACCTTCAGTTCGCTGCTCAGCGCTGCCTGCTGCCGGCGCAGCTCATCCTGGCTGCGGTAAAGCCCTTCCAGGGAGGGACGCACCTGGGCAGTCAGCTCGGCATACAGCTGTGGAGTCAGTTCTGGTGAGGCGGGCGGCTTCCAGAGTCGCTGCCACCAGTTGGGCGGCGTTGGTAGTAGGGGAGCCAGGATTTGGCGCAGGGCAGTCAGCTCCGCCGTCAGCGGCGGGGCAGGTCGGTCCAGCAGAGATCGGCCTACCTGCGTGGACCGCTGCTGAGCGTGACTTCCTAGTGCCTGCACTGCGGCGATGCTCTCCCTGAACTCTGGACTGTGGTGGGCACTGAGGGCCAGCCCGCGTACCCAGGCTTCAGCCCTGGCCTGCGCAGCCGGATCACGGCGCTCTGGGGCCTGTGGACGCCACTCGGGGAAGTCCGTCACTGTTCCAGCAAGCGCACAGCGCTTTCTTCGTGCATCATCCGGACGAAAACCTCGGTGTACTGCGGGTCAAAGTGGGTTCCGGCCTGCTGCTGAATTTCTTCCAGGGCACGCTGCGGACTCCAGGCCGCCTTATAGGGACGCTCGCTGGTCAGGGCGTCATAGACATCCACGATGCTGAATACCCGCGCCGTTTCGGGGATTTCCTGACCGCGTAGGCCTGCCGGGTAGCCCTGGCCGTTCCACTTCTCGTGGTGATAGCGCACCAGATCCAGCGTTTCGGTGGGCAGAAAGTGCAGATTTTGCAGCAGGTCATAGCCGATCTTGGGGTGAGATTCCATCACCCGCCGCTCCGAAGGCGTCAGGGCTCCTGGCTTGTGCAAGATGGCGTCTGGAATGGCGATTTTGCCCAGGTCATGCAGGTAGGCGCCCCAGCGTAGTGCGGTGATGCGTGACTCGCTGAACCCCAGTGCCCGGCCCAGACGTACGCTCAGGTCGACGACCCGGCCAGTGTGCCCGCCGGTTTCGTCGTCACGGTGTTCTAGGGTGC
The sequence above is a segment of the Deinococcus radiophilus genome. Coding sequences within it:
- a CDS encoding toxic anion resistance protein, whose protein sequence is MTDFPEWRPQAPERRDPAAQARAEAWVRGLALSAHHSPEFRESIAAVQALGSHAQQRSTQVGRSLLDRPAPPLTAELTALRQILAPLLPTPPNWWQRLWKPPASPELTPQLYAELTAQVRPSLEGLYRSQDELRRQQAALSSELKVLDGVATELEQAAELAAELDRLLEASLPELERRQPLHAAAVRDEALLAVRSRRQDLTEALTTTAQARLALTLAHEQAGQLQQQVGRTAEGVVTALTLARKASRAAELRARAAQAGEQLAQAQEDLQGAQGPEDLNAALHQAFAALDDLERLEAQAERAAAP